The genomic segment TTCTTTAACACAACTCAAGACAGACCCAAGAGTGGCAGAAGTACGTGACGAAGGTGAAGATGGAAAATGGGTGGATTTGAAAGATGGTTTTATAAATACAATGTCTGAGACTCACAGTATCCATGAAGATACGTGGGAAGAAGTAATTTTCCAGATGAATCATAGCGTGGAGAAAGAACGCAATAATAAAAAAGGTAAAATCTATAGCACTCAGTTCATGCTCATCAAGGGTGTCCGGCTGAACGGTCAGCTCCCCTTCCTGATGGAGTGGAAGGCTAAGGTAGGGAAAGTGTCTCCGCTGAACCGAAGCGAGCGTGAGTTCAAGTCCGCCATGAACGACATCTTCACCCGGCAGGCGGCAGACGCACGAAAGAACGTGGAGCGGTTTGTCAAGTCTGGTGGCACCTTGATTGACGGCAAGAAGTGGACAAACGAGACCAACCAACTCACGCTTCCGATCCGTTGGCATCCGTTCAAGGCCGGTGGCGATACGGCTCTGTCCGCCATTCACTTTGACCTGCCCGAGTGGATTGAGAGCAAGCAGGTGCTGGACGCCATCCGCAACGAGAACTTCATGTTCGCTAGGGAGATCAGCAACGGCACGGCAGACAGGCTGCAAAGTGAACTGCTTGAGGGTATGGACAACGGTGAGACCATAACTGAGCTGAAGAAGCGCATCTACGACATTGACGAGGAGTGGCAGGACGCGGGTCGTGCCGAGATGATAGCGAGGACAGAATCAGCCAGAGCATACTCCACCGGCACCACCGAGGCTTGGAAAGAGACCGACGTGGTGGAGGCGAAAGTCTGGGACGCAAGTGCTGATGCCTGTGCTTTCTGTTTAGCTATGGACGGGACTGAGGTGGAACTGGACAGCAATTTCAAAGACCTTGGTGACACGATGGCGGTGGCGGGTGGTGGGACGATGGAGTTTGATTATAGCAGTGTGGGTGGTCCTCCGCTTCATCCAAATTGCCGTTGCGCCCTCACCGCACGATTAGAATAAACAATAAGGAAAACAACAACAGATGAAAAAACAGCTTGAACTTGGAAATCTTTTACCTATGTTGGACGTAAAGATTCGTGACAGCGTTCATAAAACCTGCAAGGACGAAGGGCTTGACACCGACCACTGCTTCGTGGAACGCACAGTCCATGCAGAGAAGGCTCGCACCAACCAGCTTGACGAGGGGTCACGTGCGGCGATGAAGTATGTATCCACCCGCTCCTGCGACGCCGAGGGTGATGTGGTCGTCCCAGAGGGAATAGTGCTCAAGGAGTTCCTCAAGAATCCCGTATTCTTTTGGGGGCACAACTACAGCCTCCCGCCACTGGGTAGCGACGAGACCGTGGATGTCAACCCGATGGGGTTGCTGGTGAAGTCAGTCTACGGTGACACTGGTCCAGGCACGATGGCCGAGGTGGTGTGGCGACTGGTCCAGCAGGGACACCAGAAGCAAAGCTCAATTGGATATGTGCCGCTCAAGATCTCCAAGAAGACCGACAACGGGTTCAGCGGCGAGCTGGACATCATGCAGAAGTCATGGCCGGAGCTGGGCGAGAGCCGCAAGAACGTCAAGCGGATTCTCCACAAGGTGCTCATGCTAGAGCATAGCGACGTGGGACTGGGGATGAACCGGGACACGACCGTATTGCAGGTGGCTAAAGGATACGGTGCAACTGATCTGATGTTCAAGCAGATGGGGTTTGATGTGAAAGTGGCGTTGGGGTCATTATCATGTGATGATTTACGAAATAGATTGCAGACTACACTTCGGGAGAAGTACCCTGTTTCTAGTGGTCTTCAAGTGGGTCCAAGTACTCCATGGGTGAATGAAATATTTGACACTTACTTTATCTACTCGGACGACAAACAAGTATTTTGGAGACAAAATTATTCTGTTACTGACGGAGAAGTGTTACTTGTAGGTGATCCGCAGAAAGTAGAGAAACGAATTGTGTATGAGTTAAAGGCCGTCGGGGTGGATGGAGTCACTACAGATGACGCCCCCGAAGGCGATACTGAAGGTGGAGAGGTGGCGATGGTCTGTCCCGAGTGCGGCGCAACCGCTAAGGGTAAGCCGGGGATGCTGTGCCCGAAGTGCAACAAGGTGATGAAGGCCAAGAAAGAGGAAGTCAACGAGCAGAAGGAACTTTGCGCGTGGTTTGGTGGCGACCCGGAGATGAAGTCCTCCTATAAACTGATCCACCACAATGAGGCCGACAAGGTGCCAGTGTGGGAGCAGGTTAAGGACTCAATGGGGCTACTGCTTGGCGCGAGGGGTGGGATTGCCATCCCGCTGGCCGACCGCAAGGGCGTATATGACCATCTAGCCAAGCATTACGTTGAGTTTGGGAAAGAGGTGCCTGAGTTCAAGGACTACACGCAGGGCGAGTTGCGAGAGGGGTTCCCGGAACTTTACAAGAGCGAATACATCAGGCCGCTCTATATCGCCACTCCGACCGTGAGGGTGGTTGGCATGGGAGTCAAGAAGGTAATGCCCAGAGTCGTCTCGGTGGGCGAGCTGGTAGAGCAGGCGTTGAACAAGAAACTTGGAAGAATTTAACAAATAGATGTCAGAACGAAAACAACAGATGAATCTTTTCCGGAGAGTAAAGGAGAGCCTGAAGCTGTTCCTCAGCAGGGCAGACTCCACGAAGTCCGGGACAAAAGGAATATCGGTTGTGTTCAAAAAGATACGAAACAAAAACAAAGGAAAGAATAAACAATGAATAAGTTTATCAGAATATTAAAGGGTAAGTCGTGGACAGACCACACCGGCTCCACCCATGACGAGGACACCGTCCTTGAAGTAGATGTTAAAACGGCGGAGTCCCTGATTGAGAAGAAGGTGGCCGAAATCTACGACGCTGAAGCCGAAGCGAAAGCCAAGGAAGATGCCGAAGTACAAGAAGCCAAGATGAGCGATCTGGTCGGCAAGGCCGTCAGCAAAGCCATCAAGGAAATGCCCGCACAAAAGGGAATTAAGATTCACGTTGAGACCAAGGACCTGTCAGACGAAGACCCGACCTTCGGGTACCTGCCGGACAACCAGAAGTCCTCAAAGGAACTGCTTGAGACCAAAGAAGGCAAATTTGGAGTTATGCACGCGTTTGGTCAGTTTGCTCGTGATGTTGCTAGTGCTACCATGGGTGGTAGGGCATCTGACAAGCTCGTTAAATGTAAAGAGCGTTCTGACCAGATGCTGAAGAAAGCAGCTGGTGACGGCCTTGTGGTTTCCTCAGACCAAGACGGTGGCTATCTGATCTTCTCGGCGGCCAGTCAGATGATGAATCTGATCGCTTTGGAGAACTCAGTCATCCGTCCGCGAGCGACCAAGCTGACGATGAACACCCAGATCTTGCAGGTTCCTTATCTGCGCGATGTGACTCATGCGACTGGTACAGTCTACGGCGGCATCTCAATCAAGTTTGATGACGAGAACGCTGACACTGGCACCGGTACCAAACCTGCATTCGCCCGTCTTGAGTTCAAACTCAAGAAAATGACGGCGATGGGTTATGCGTCTGAGGAATGGATTAAGTGGGCGCCGGTAAGCATCGGCTCATGGATGATTCCTCGGTTTGGTGAGGCTGTCGGTTGGAAAGAAGACCTGTCATTCATCGGTGGAGTTGGCGGAGCACAGCCTCTCGGCTTGCTCAATGCACCCTGCCGTGTGGATATTTCTGGAATAACTGACCAAGATACCGCCACCTTCGTGTTGGAAAATACCACGGCCATGTTTGCTCGCCTGCGCGAGTTCAAGTCGGGTAGTGTTGTCTGGCTTATGAATCGGACAGTGTTCCCGCAACTTCCGTTGCTGAACGTAACGGGTGGAACGGCTAGCACGCCTGTGTTTATTAACAGCGTCCTTGGAGCCCCTGGCCAGAGCCTTTGGGGCTACCCGATCGTTTGGACGGAGAAGGTTCCTGTTCTTGGCGACGCCAAGAGCGTGGTCCTTACCGACCTGAGTGACTACGTGATCGCCGACGACCAGTCAGGCCCAGAGGTTGCGCAGAGCATCCATCTGAAATTTGATTATGGTCAGACTGCGTTCCGCATCACCAAATACGTCGACGGGCAGAACGCCAGCGACGCTGCATTCCAGCCCCGCTATGGCAGCACGTTGAGCCCTGTGGTTGCGATTGCCGCGATCTAACAATAAAACAAAATAATGACAAGGAGAAATGAAAATGAGATTAGTTGAAAATACGAAGATCGTCATGCGCGACCCTATGGTGGCGTCCAGCGCACTGACAACCGACACCAAATCGGTCAACATGTCCAAGTATAACCGTTGCCGGATAATGCTGTTTGTAACAGCCTCGTCTACAGCGGCTGACGGAACGGTCACACTGAAGCAAGGCACGACCACGACCGCCAACACTGCGTTGGCGTTTACGGAATACTGGAAGTGCGAGACCATTAGTGGTGACACGGCAGGGAATGACGCTTTGACTCGGGTTGAAGCATCCACGTTGACGACTGCTGGCGCGAGTTCAGCGACCAGTTTATACATATTCGAGGTCAAGGCCGACATGCTTGACACAGATACTCTGGCTTCTGAAAACCAGTATATCCGTCTCGATCTGGCAGGTGCGATCACAAACGCGACCCATACTGCGATTGTGTATGAGTTATATGAGCCTCGGTATGCCCCCGGTGCCGGCAACATGCCTTCGGTGAACACGTAATTAACATTGTCAAAGGGGAGCGGTTCTTCAACGATCCCTCCCCGGAGACAAAAGGAGAAGAGAATGAAGAAATTATGTTTAAGTTTGGCGGGTTGTTTTATTGCAGGATCGTTACTGCTTGCCGCCAATGTGGAGATGTCCTATTCCGGTCCGTCTGGACAGGGGGATTTGATCTACAAGGCGAAGTCTACAGGGACGACCAACCTGGCGATGGGAGCAGACGGGCTCTACAATGTGACTATGAACCCGGCGTATGCGATTATATTTGGCGATCTGACGATAAACAATGCCACAGTAAGAACGAATGCCACTGTTGGCGGAACGTTGGGGGTTACTGGCGTAGGTACATTTGCGGATAGTATTATTGTGAAGACCAACGCGGCAATCACTGGCAAGCTGACTGTTACCAACACGGCGACATTTACAGCTGAATCTGTGCATAATGGTGGTATTGATGCTAATTATATTACGACAGATGCTGGTTCGGGAATTGATGCTAAATCTGCGGGCGAATTGACGATTGGCGAGACAACCGCAAACGCCGTTACAATCGGAAACGCAAGCGCAACTGCTGAGATCAAGTCATCCGATTGGACTATCAGCACGGCTGGCGTAATTGCTAATGCAGCCTTATCTGCCGATCAGTTGACGGCGGCTACTGTTATGTCGGCGGTTGATGCTGGCGCGGCTACTAACCTAAACGCAAGCGCATTACATGATGGAACGGTCGCTAACGCTCGTCTGGATACCAACAGTCAAAAGTTGGGTCTGAATGACGGCGGATCATTGACCAATATTCCCACATCAGGATTGGTGCTTGGTGGGGCAAATATCAAGACAATTCTTGATTGTGCTGATTATTCAGCCGTAAGGACTGCCTTGTCATTACGTCCAGGGACTGATGTCCAAACGGAAAGCGTTAATCTTGATAAGTTGGCATTGAATGATGCTGGTTCGTTGACAAATATTCCTGGCGGAAATGTTCTTGGTAACGTTCCCGAAGCGGCGCTAACTAATGCTGCTGGGACATTAGGCGCATCTATTGGTGGTAATATACCGATCGCTGCTATTACTAATGCTATCCCAAATGCTGCGGCGATTGCCTTGAACGATGGCACATCATTAACTGGCGTAACCGCTCTGGCAATGAGTGCGGCTGGATTGACGGCTGCAACGGCAATGACCGCCGTAGATATAAACGCGGCCACAAATTATTCTGGCGCGAATATTGTCGCAGGCGGATCAGTAACGAACCTGTATTCCGGAACTGTTACTAATGGTATTACTGGCATAACAAACGTTTATGAGATCGTAAATGGTTTGATTGTGGCAGTAACAGAAAATCCGTAATGGTTTGAATAATTTGCAAAAGGTTAGGGGGGTTCAATCCCCTCTAACCAGAGGCAAAGGAAGGAAGAATGAAAAATAAGTTTTTAGTTCGGGTGATGGTTGGAGCGATTTTGATACTGTCACCGCTTTCTTTCTGTCAAGCAGAAGGGACAGTCACAGAAACATGGACTACTTTTGGAGAGCCAAACAAAGTGATCCTTAATTGGACAACCACCACCAATGGTAATGCAACAGGGGTTCTTACTAAATATATCAGGGGCGAAGTCTATCAGGTTGTTTTAGTTTCAACAAGTGTAGCGGTGGCGACATATTCTGTGGTGCTTACCAATTCAGCAGGAGTTGATCTGCTTCGCGGGACTTGTTCGGCTTTGGCCAGTAATAGTACGGTTGTAGTCTGTCCGGGAGTGAGCATAAGGGATGGTATATCTTCCAACGTGACCCGCTGTGCGTGGAATGATATTCCTACGCTGTCTGTGACCGGTCTTGGCACAAACTGTTCGGGTAGAGTTGACCTGTATTGGAAATAAAAACATAGGAGGAGATCATGGCAAAGCGAAAGATAGAACGAGTTGAGGAACAGGACGGGACAACTGAAGAGCAAGAACCGGTTGTTGCTGTTGTTCCCGAGAGAGTGGAGTTGCCTCCCCAGAACACGGCTCGCCCAGAACTCCCGGCTGAAGAGGTCAGGACGATAGAGATCAAGTGTCCGTCGGCGGCAGGCATCAGGCGTGTACAGAACTACGTGCTGGTGGAAGCTGGCAGGCAGTGGCACAAGATTTCCGTCAGGTCTGGCGATAAGGTGACGTGTGAGTTGAAGATAATTCGCGCTCCTGTGGCAAACAAGATGATTGAGAAACCCGATGAGGCAAAATGAGTCCATTCGCTCATAAACTATTTGTACGTGAGGTGAAAGGCTTTGATGAAGACGAGGGTCGATGGATCACAATGAATGGCAGGGCTATATTCATCGCTGAGGGACAAAGTGTATCTGATGCAATTGCTAAACGTGATGGAAAAGATAAAGGGAAAGAAGGACCTTCATCTGCTGAAAAACGAGCATTTACAGCAGTAACAAAACCATTGCGCGAAAAGGTGTCTGGAGGCGACGATGTCGTTTTCTTGGGTAAGGATGGACATGTTCAACACGGGATAGTTCATCTGTCGGAGACTTCAACAGAAAAATACAAACGAGGGGTTATTGAAGTTAGGATTCCTGGGGGCTCAATTAAGGATATACCAAAGGACGAATTAAGAATGCCAAAAGGTGGGCATAGAACGAGGGAAACATGAGCAGTCTGTTGACAACGCGGTTCTTGCTAAAGCAGCAGGCGGGGATATCCGGCTCCACCGATGACACTCTCCTGGACCGGCTGATCGCGGACGTGTCCGAGGCGATAGAGCGCAAGTGTGACCGAACATTCGGGACGGCTACCTACCGCCAGTGGCTTGACGGGACAGGGACAAGGAAGATGATCCTGCCCAACTCACCCATCACCAACATCTACATGGTCACGGGTTACTACGATGATGTGATGACGGTGATGTTCACAGGCGGCGAGGAAGCGTCCGTGTCGGTAACTAGTTCATCTGTCCTGCTGCACAGCGTGAGCACGGCGGGTGCCGAGACCAGCACCACGCTTGCCCTGGCGACCTACAAGACCGTCACGACCCTGGCCGCACAGATCAACCTGACGGCTGGCTGGACGGCGGTGATACAGTCCGGCATGGAGACGAGGCCGACCACGCTGCTGAGGCCAATGTGGGCAGACGACGCGACCGACCCGAACCTTGCCGAGCTGACGATAGCATCCGAGACCGACAAGATCAGGGTGTCGTGGGCTACCCAGCGAGCGATAGAGAGCGCGGATGGATTTGGCTTTACTTGCGGGAAGCAGAACATATTCGTGTGGTATGTGGCTGGGTACACCCTGCCGGTTGACAACACAGGGCATACTGCACTTGAGACAGCGGGAGACCTGCCGGGTGGACTTGTCTATGCGGTGAATGGAGCGATAAATGACTCTTACCTGTCACGGAAGCGAGATTTTACCCTAAAGAGTGAAAGCATCGGTGCATACTCATACTCCAACGCCGATACGTCGGTGGCGGCGGCTGTGGACGCTCGATGGAGGGAGTTGTCACCTTACGCGAGGAAAACTTTATAATGTCCTTCACAGGATTATTGAACAGCACATTTGATTTGATTTCACTGGGCATGACGGTGGACGCATACGGCGGGTGGTCATCCTCCCCATCAACCGTGTCTGCTATGTCCAGTGTTCCTTG from the Dehalococcoidales bacterium genome contains:
- a CDS encoding phage head-tail connector protein → MSSLLTTRFLLKQQAGISGSTDDTLLDRLIADVSEAIERKCDRTFGTATYRQWLDGTGTRKMILPNSPITNIYMVTGYYDDVMTVMFTGGEEASVSVTSSSVLLHSVSTAGAETSTTLALATYKTVTTLAAQINLTAGWTAVIQSGMETRPTTLLRPMWADDATDPNLAELTIASETDKIRVSWATQRAIESADGFGFTCGKQNIFVWYVAGYTLPVDNTGHTALETAGDLPGGLVYAVNGAINDSYLSRKRDFTLKSESIGAYSYSNADTSVAAAVDARWRELSPYARKTL
- a CDS encoding phage minor head protein; this translates as SLTQLKTDPRVAEVRDEGEDGKWVDLKDGFINTMSETHSIHEDTWEEVIFQMNHSVEKERNNKKGKIYSTQFMLIKGVRLNGQLPFLMEWKAKVGKVSPLNRSEREFKSAMNDIFTRQAADARKNVERFVKSGGTLIDGKKWTNETNQLTLPIRWHPFKAGGDTALSAIHFDLPEWIESKQVLDAIRNENFMFAREISNGTADRLQSELLEGMDNGETITELKKRIYDIDEEWQDAGRAEMIARTESARAYSTGTTEAWKETDVVEAKVWDASADACAFCLAMDGTEVELDSNFKDLGDTMAVAGGGTMEFDYSSVGGPPLHPNCRCALTARLE
- a CDS encoding phage major capsid protein, giving the protein MNKFIRILKGKSWTDHTGSTHDEDTVLEVDVKTAESLIEKKVAEIYDAEAEAKAKEDAEVQEAKMSDLVGKAVSKAIKEMPAQKGIKIHVETKDLSDEDPTFGYLPDNQKSSKELLETKEGKFGVMHAFGQFARDVASATMGGRASDKLVKCKERSDQMLKKAAGDGLVVSSDQDGGYLIFSAASQMMNLIALENSVIRPRATKLTMNTQILQVPYLRDVTHATGTVYGGISIKFDDENADTGTGTKPAFARLEFKLKKMTAMGYASEEWIKWAPVSIGSWMIPRFGEAVGWKEDLSFIGGVGGAQPLGLLNAPCRVDISGITDQDTATFVLENTTAMFARLREFKSGSVVWLMNRTVFPQLPLLNVTGGTASTPVFINSVLGAPGQSLWGYPIVWTEKVPVLGDAKSVVLTDLSDYVIADDQSGPEVAQSIHLKFDYGQTAFRITKYVDGQNASDAAFQPRYGSTLSPVVAIAAI